The following is a genomic window from Babesia bovis T2Bo chromosome 4 map unlocalized Chr4_1, whole genome shotgun sequence.
AAGTTCCTTTCATAACTTTAGTACTGTTAAAATCACATTTACGGTTATTATTGTAATGaccatatatatacatcgCTTGACTTAGTAGTCCTAGTAGACATTGCAGATAACCAATAGATAGATCAGGATAATCTTTCATACAGATTAAGTATAGGATTGTTGTCTATTTTCAGGATGGCATTTGCAAAGTTGTCTATTTTGTTTACGTTTTTATTAGTACATTTAGTGTCTACTAATGCCTTCGATTTGGGTGAATGGTCACATGATGCGCATGACACCCATGATATCAAAGCTCATCATGAATCCGCGGCTGATGCGGCTCCTGGTGCGCCTGCACAGGCGCTCAGCGAATCTGAGGAAATGGAGAAGGCGCTGAAGGCACTAGAGGAAGAGACTAAACTGGAAAATAAGCCTAATGAGACCCCTGCTCCTGTTCCTGTGACTCCTAGCGCGGAAGAGAAACAAGATGCTCCTGTGGAGGAAAACAAAAAGGTCGACCAACCGAAAATTGAAATACCTGCACTACATCCTCCTGATTCGCCTCTTCACACCGATAAGGATGATGCGTTGGACATAACTACAGCACCATTTACGTTGGTAGAAGACCCTGCGAGTCACGAGAACGAGCTAACATCAGAAATTCCCCAAACTCCTGCGGATGATACTAATGTCAACGCTGGTAATGAGGATTCTATTATAACTGATACCACTCCCATAGCTAAGAGCATGCGTCTGAACACTGTCACTAAAATTGACGAGACCATTGAAAAGCTTAACCATCGTTTCCAGACGTTTTTGGAGTCTGTAGCCTCATCTGCCCACGACCTTACGTATTATCAGTCTTTGTTAGATACTGCCTATGATGTATTCTGCAGGGAGATTAACGGTGACATGTCGCCGATGGGAAGTGGTGGGCAGCTGGATAAGGATGGTAATGGAGTGACCCTTATGATTAGTGCTGAGATGTCAAGTGCCATTCGTCGTAGTTTTGATACCAAGGTGGAGGTTTTAGAGTTGGCTGCTTCTGAGGTGGCCAGTCAGAAGTCCAAGGAAGTGGGTGCCCAAACTATTCACGACGCCCTTACCGTAGGCCTCAGAACTGTTAGAGATACCATAACCTCTCCGGGCATGACAATTCACACGACAAGCAATGACATGAAGAACATGACTGCTATTGTAGCTGACATGTCCAAAGGCCTCTTGGCCGACATAATTAAGTGGACACTAAAGGAAGATGTTTTAAAGAAGCGACTGTTCGACAAGATAGTTGAGCGTGACAATTTCATCAAGACGTCGCCTGACGAGCTCCGTATGGAGGCATTCACTCACGCAATCCGTGAATTGGCTGGAGAATTTCACAATGCACAGAAAGAGAAGACTGGTGCTATCGAAAAGCAGAACGGTTTCAAGGAGTACATGGACGAAATGCGTGAGGACATCAACACCATTCAGAGGCTTATTGACACATACTTTGCCACTGTGCACAAAGGTCATGCTAAGGCTATTCTCTACGAGGCAAGCAAGGAGCTCAGAAAAGATGGTAATGCTGAGAGCCAATTGCGTTTACGTGTGGCTGAGCAGAAGGTTCATCAAGAGGAACTTAAAAAGGCAGAACCAAAGCAGGAGGATACGGGATGTCCGTATCCAACCGAACCTCAGGATCCAAGAAAGCCCATTGGCTTTGACAACCCGTGTATAATTCACCATCCACACATTTACAGGTGGTAATTTAAGTGTGTAAACCTAAACATAACGTTATAAACATCAGCTTTAAATCATTAATACAGTTTTGATTTCGTGAAAGAGCACTAAGTGACACATCCTTCCTTCGTCGCCGACGACACTACACATTTTACGGATGGGAGACCTAATCTAGAATTGACTCTATTTTGCTCAGAACCTTGCCTTCCACCACAATAGTGATAGTATGTATTCAATGGagcaatgtgtaacccTGTTTGGCACTAGGCAATGATAGTCACCTTACTGGGTCGGTCCAATGTAGGCAAGTCGTCCCTTTTTAACGCCCTTGCGGGCAGTAACGTGTCAGTGCCAAAGTTTATGAAGTCTGTAGTGTCTAGTAATCCTGGTACCACGAGAGATGCAAAGTATGGCCAAATTTTCATTAAGGGTAAGAGAATCACTTTGGTGGACACTGGTGGGATAGAATCTGCTGTAATGCCCCCTGGTTTAGGCTCAAGTAGTTGTAGTAATCGCTTCAGTATCTTGGAACATGCGTTAAAAACCGCTGGTAGATCAGATTTGGTACTGTTTGTTGTAGATGGTCAAGAAGGTATTACTCCTCTAGACATGACTATTGCGAGCAATTTGAAAGATCAATGTTCCAGTACATCTAGTGTTTTGAAATTGGTTGTCAATAAGCTTGATAGTGAAGGTTCGGAAGAGTATTACGAGGCAGTGAGCAAATGTATATCGGACTGTTATTCACTTGGTCTGGGTGATCCGATTTTTGTCAGCACTCATGACCGTCATGGTGCTCAACGCCTGCGTAGCATTATATCTAAAAGCTTGAATATATCCTCGGGTGATGTTATATCTCGATTAGAGCGTTTGGCACTTACAGAATCTATTCCCAAGGTAAATACTCGCCTTGGACAAGAATGTGACACTATCCAAGACCCTGATGAAATAGAAATTGATCAATCATTGAGAGTGTGCTCTAGCTTCAAAATCGGGTTCACTCCAAATGATAGGTGGCTTAGGCACTTATTTAACGTCTGCGATTCAATCCCCTTTGCAAGAGACACTGATGGCAAGTATATAGTACCTTCACCCCTTTCTCCTGGTGAGATTGCGGctaaaatgtatattccCAAGGAGGTGGACGCTGAAGATGAGGCTGAAACTGATTCTGCCGAGCCAGATATACCACTAAAGACCAAATTCAGCATTGATACTAAACCGATCCGGCCGTTACGAGTGGTATTGCTCGGCAGTGTCGGAGGGTGCCAATCTAGGTTAGCGGCATTACTAGCTGGCTCTGGATTAGATGTGGGTATAGAGGATAAAACGCACGACACTCTTTCACCCAATTGGCATCAATTTACTAGCGAGTGGCAACGCCACGGTGCTACTGGTACTACAATACAGCCTATGGAAATCTACATTGCTGCTGCTCTGAACCTTGGAGGCAGCCTTGGTAGGGTATCGTCAGCTCAAACCATGGCTTTGTTGCGAAGGTCTGACATTGCTATCATGTGCATAGGTGACTGTGATGAAACAAATACTTGGAGGGTCGTCCCTACCAAAAAAGAGACTGCATGGTTGACTCGTATCATCAGACTGCATAAACCGTCGTTGGTGGTAACACCGGTATCTCAGCATCCAAATAGAAAGATGGTTCTGGACATGGTATCGAAGAGTCACGAATTTGAGTCTATACGTATACACCCACTACAGATAGTGGAAACTACTTCCGATACGCCACCGCCTGCCGTCAACTTGAATCGGACTGTAAAAAGGATCCAAAGGGATGTTATATCACTAGCTGATAGTACTGAGCGTGTTCTCGAGACTAGTGTTTTAAACAATTGGCTGCGCAGCTTTTTGGCTAAGTGGCCACCACCTTGGCATGAAGGTTCCAAGGTCAATGTTAAATTTGCTGCACAGTGCGCCACTTGTCCCCCTACCTTCGTTGTATGGTCCAACGTCTGTGCTTCATTTCCTCAGCACTACTTGCGTCAGATGAAACGCGCAATGTCCGAGGAATTTGGGTTTCAGGGTATCCCTCTGAAGTTCATCCTTAGGACCACTGCGCAGCCCAAGTCAACCAATCGCAGGAGCAACCTGTCGTGGCGGCGTAAGCTGCATAGGGCATGATCTGGATAACGTGCACTATATATGCTAAACATCGCATTATGTACAGGCATAGTCCGTTAACCTCGATAAATATTAGGAAAAGTTCAATCACCGTCGCCAGTTTCGGCGTCGGTTTTCAACTGTTGTATCTAGGTCAATCTGTATAATTGATTGTCCTGCTAAGCCTTCCTGGCCTTGTGAGTGATTCAGAAAGTTCTTCTGATGGCTTGTCACTGGTGGCAACTATCATCAGCGGTCCCTTCAATCTGGCCTTTGCGTCAACATTGGACATTGGCAATATCGTATCCGCCTTGGAAACGCCGTCTAACAGCAATAGTAGAGTAGCCAGCAATCTGCGATCAAGATCAGTGAGATCGTCCTTATTGGCTTGAAAATGATGTATTCCCTCTATGCAAATGCAAGTCAGACCTTTGCCAACAGTAGACATGGCATATCCAAATGACGAGGCCAAACGCCGCTCACTCTCACCAAAGTAAGGTGACAAAATATCTTCTATCCTTATTATATGGAGGTTTAGCAGCTCCACGCGAGATTTGGAAGAATCATTATTTACAGCAGCCTGTAGAGATTTAAACCACCTGATGAATTTTTTACTGGCGTTAGCTCCACATATAAGCAGTTCTTCAACCGGTTGCAAATTGTAATGTTTGTATAGTGCATTGTGGTATATAAAAGGAGTGAAGAAGTCCATGAGTGCTCTCTCGAAATGTGAGCTGTTTTCCATAGGTCTGATATGTGCCATATGCTCGGGTTTTGGCAAGATAGCCGGGGAATCTACTTCTTCTTTATCATCTGCTTTATGTATAATGCTCTCCGTACAATGACCTACCGGTAACTATGTCAACAGCGCACTCAGGTAGCTTGAACAATTGACACGCCTCCTCAACTGCAGCTAATATCGACTTTATATACTCAGGTGTCACAAATCTGTGGTTTTGTAGTCTACATTTAAGACCCTTGAGTGTTCTGAATTGCAAGCATTCGTTTAATAGACATCTTATAAGCTTCGACCTCAGCAACTCGACAGGGTCTCTTATGCATGGGTTTATAAATAAACAGACGGCATCAATGCTAAAGTCCGCAATACCGTCCGGCATGTTTTTAGTGTGTACCTGTTTTGATGTGTTAGGTACCTGCCGTCCATTGGGTGGAAGAAGCTTGCGATCGGACTACTCCTTAATGTACTTCCCATCTTTAGAGAACCTGATATACGGTGATGTTGGTGTGTAACGTTGGTGCGGTACGGGCCTATATCCCAGTTCAATATCATCTGGATCCAGGTAATCAATGCCCATGTCATCCAGGAACTCAAGGCGTTTGGGATAGAATCTTTTGATCATTGGCAACTGGTCAAGGGCACTGTAGAAAAGGTGGCCGATTCTTAATCCATGTATTTCTTCGGGTTTTCCCCATTTAGCAACAATCTCGGTATTTGGTATGACCAGGTGAGGTGGCATGTCCATGATAGGATGGCCCTtcatattgatataccaAATCAACCCCTTTACTAGCTTATCCCATGTAAAGGACATATAGTCCATCCCATCGCCCCAGTCAAATTGTAAGTAATCGAGTATGTCTCTACGGAGCCAGTGTTCCTTGGCGTCGATATCACCCTTCCTAAACTTATCCAACCAAAGTCCCAGGGGAAACCCATGAAGCTTAGAAGGCCACAGATCGTCACTGGGCACGTACCATTCAGGTTTTATAGTATTATATGTCACGGGGTTGAACGGCGTACCGTTCTTCTCGCTCTCCATGAGAAGCTCACGATTGTAGTCCATATACATGTCATTGAATAACACCATGCACTCCACCACGTCTTCAAAGCTCCAGTGGTAAAATGCATAGTGGTACCCTCCTTCAGTCTCGTCCCTGGTGGGACTCCTTGTGAGCACTGTAGAAGATTTTGTTTGCTTCATTTCCAGCAATTTAGCCACTATGCCCTTTAATAAGCCTGGGCGTATTTTTGCACGATTCGACGGTTCTGGCAGAGTCTGCACCTTTCTATGGTCTAATATATCACgttggtgtatatatttgtcCTCAAAGTAACCAAGAATTATACGCTTCACGTCGCGGATCGGCTCGGGTTCCTCCTGATTCTCTTCGTAATCCTCATCGCCAAATTTAGGCTTCCTTTTTTTAATGGGATTCGGGATCCTAAAACCCATGCCCTTGACCGCTATGCTGTCGGAATCGCCATCAGCCTGTTCCTTCAGATAGGTAGTGGTAGGGAACCCAATCAGCCACAGTAAACGTGGAGCTTGGAGTATATCTTCCCTAGTGTATTCGTCCGGGTTACCCTCACGATACTCCATGATCTTGTTGTACAACTTGATGTCGGTGTCTTTTAGCTTCGTGGTTTCCATTAAAGAAGATAGCTCCAGCCCAAGGCAGTAACCTTTCAGTTTTGGTGCATCAGAGTCATCGAACCTGAAAGAAGGATTAACCATAAAGTCGCCATACTTTTCCTGGAAAAACCTTTAGGAcccaaatatatacaacctACACGATAGAGTATCAATCCCATCAATACCTTCCACAGCTTACGTGATATCTTGATATTCCTCTCGCCATCACCAGGTGACGTACTGCCTAGGTCACCAAAACGACTCATAAAACTCTGAATGTCAATATTGGTCTCATTTGTAGCTGTAGAATCATCTTGGGGTTGACTTATTGAACTGGGTAATGGTTCTGATGTATCACCTGGAGATGAAGAACCCTCACTAGACTCCTCGATGTTCTCATTCTTGTCTAGGTTGTGGATATCATTGCCATCAATAACGTATAATCGTGATGTAGACCTTCTGGTATCTATTCCAATGGAATCGCCAAAATGCTTGCCATGCCAAAAATGCTGCGGTGGCACCCTGGCATTGTAGAGTGAAATGGAAACTGAATTGCGATAATTAAATGAATCTGCATCTTGTATGAGTTTTAGCAGTATATATGTCAAATGTAAGTACATATGTTTAGTGTGTGACCTATATACGCTTTCACTGGCAACCACTACACCTGATGTTGAATGCATACAGGATTCTAGTGCACTTGCTACATTTCCATATATTTCCACGTTTTAGTATGTAGGACTGTATTGTGATAGAAACTTTCTATACCGTAATTTACATCTTTTTCCTAACGTGGTGTCTAAACACGGCTTACTTTAGGTAACGTAAAAGGAGCGTACGGAATTAAAAGGCACAGAGTAGTTACTAAGGCACATTGTAATCTTTAATGGGTTTTCAACGTACATATAACGCTTTTTACATATTATTTTCGGGGGTTAAAGCATTATCCCGCTCTTTTGTTTATTCCAGTATGATGTACCCGGAGTACATAAAATAGTTCACTCAAATACCGCTACAACTAGTGATTGCGTGCCATATCACCACTGTAGCTACAATTCTAGTTATTAAAAACAACAGAGACACATAATATGTTTTAATAAATTAGTGAGCTTACAAAGGGTTCTCAATTTCTGAGTCACGCACTTCATTAGCTTGCGCAAACTGAATGAAATGCAAAGGGCGATGTACAGGGTCGTAAAAGGGTCGAGGAACCTCAACCTGTAACTGATACTGCATGTGCAAACTGTGCTTCGCACCCATAAAGTTGTAGTTCCAAGCGTCATCTGTAGGGACTAGGAAAAATCCTTTATACTTGTCAGATACTAGTACCTGTACCGGTGTTAAAAGCGAGCTGACATTCGAAATGTCCTTGCTAACGAGCGCATCCGGAGTCAGAGAGTAAGCCAAAAATGAACAACTTCCACGAACAAAGGTACAGGTACACAAGACAGCAACCACATCCCAACTCATGTCGCTTTGCAATCTCTTGTGCGATTCAACAGCCTCCTTAGGCACCGGACCCTCAGTGGGCCTTGTAATCAGCCAACCTAAAGGTTCCAATCCATCCAGAGATTCATGTTGAGGAGCCTGTTTTGGCAAATCGGCCGTAAAAGCATTGCCAACCTGAGGAACAAAGACCATGCAAGCTACCTCACGAACATTTGAGCTGGCGCCACGAGGGTCGCCACTTTCAACGTCACTTATCTTACCGTAGAGATAAACAGCAACTGTAGTACGCAAATCAGATACCATGACCAACTTGCGGATCAAGTTCAGGGGAATCACTAAAGTGTCGTCCGAGTCAACACTCTCCACTGATAGACCCTCTAAACGACGATGTAAAAGGCCAGCTGCAAGACAACGGTTGCGCCAGTCTGTCTTGCTAGCAAACACCTTCTGCTCATGGGGAGTCTGAGTGGTAACAATGATCTCGTCACCATGTACATTGACCGAACGAGTAGTCACCATCTTAGCAGCAACGTCAGCACGGTTCTCCTCAAGCTCCTGGCGCTGCAAGTCGGGAGGTGCAATCTCCATACCAAGAATGATGTCACGAATCTCACTCTGTGTTAAACTTGTAGCATTAATGCCATTGCGCTTAGCATAGTCAGCAAGAATTAAGTCTTTCAAAGCAACCTCGCAATTTATCCACTCGGTGTCAGTCAAACTTGGCCATACATGATGTGGAAGTGTGACAGTAGTCTTTGAAGGTTTAAGCAAAACTTTAGCACGATCACAATTTACATGCATAGCCCTGAGGATAAGGATCAAACGACTGAATGCAGTGTAACTGCTGATACTCTTCAACCAGTCGTCATATAAATTAAATAGGACCATTTCTGGCTGCGTGGCACGTAAAATCATGTCGCCAAACTTCTCAAGCTTCATAATGGACTGATAAGGTAACTGAAGCTCACTACCCTTAATGACAATATTGGGGAAGTCAAGTAAATGGACCTCAAGAGGATCAAGCATACCCTTACGAGTAACGATAATCTGCTTGGGCTGTTCCTCAACAGGCAGCGACCTAATTAAAGCAGCCACCTCTTCAGCAGTCTTCCACTTGGCTAATTGGCTCAAACGCTTTTGTCCAGCCCACACAGATGTATGGATAATCTTCAAAAATAACTGGCCAGTCTTGGGGTTAAAGACAAAAATTGCACCGTTAACCGGCTTTGTAGTTAAGTTGCCCTCAAAGGTCTTGTGAATAGTTACCCTGTAAACATTCGTATCATCCACAAACCAAATTGTCTGCGAACCAAAGAGTTCACCGAAATTCTGAGACGACAAGTAAGGCTCAGTGGGCTCACTAGAATATAACTGGAGACCCTTGCGAATACGCTCACGCAAAACGAACATTGCAGGATTCGCCTTCATTATCTTGTTCATGGCCCTGCCGCAAAGGGTCTTCATACCGGGGAACCAGTAACCGAAACCACTGTGCATGTTGTATGCTAGGTCTACACCTATCAGGCATCCAGTGGGACATGGGTATATCGACATGCTGTCAGTAGTGTAGTCCAAAAATTTAGCTCGGCAGTATCGTTCAATGTCGTGGCTATCATAGTCACCCCAACGAAGCTGCACGTCAATCCAGAACTTGTTGGTGGAAGTAGTAGCGTCACCACTGTCACCATCGGTCAAAAGACTGGGTTTGCCTACATGCCACTTGTACGCAGCACATAAAAGAATATCAGCACAACTGCTATTCATCTTGTAAGACTTGCGAGGGTGAATGGTTTCCTTCTGCACGGTCTCAATCTCCAAAGCGTCTAGCTCAAGGTCAAGCACCTGGCATAAATCCATGACCAACGATTCGTGAATTTTCTGCCATAAATGCGCACGGAATATTTGAATCAAGGATATCTTTAGAGTAGGGATCTTACCATGCATGAAGATGCCAGTGAGATCTAATTGAACCTGAAAACCAACATAGACATTGGCACGGTTAATAGTAGGAGACCACCATAAGGTGAACCTACGGTTGGGGATTTGATTCAAACCACTGCGTTGCGCATTTGTCAAACGCTTGTATTTCATGGATTCCTCAAAACCAGAGGCCTTCTCCCAAAAGAGACCCTCCCACGTGGCGAAGTACGTGCCCTTAAAAAGAGTGTGCTCTAAAATGCCCTCAACGCCACCCAGAGCTTGGATCATGTCAGTACGGTAGTTATTCAAGTTCCACAGCTTACCATCATGCTTCTGATGAGTCCACCAAAATGGATTGTTTTTCAACATCTGGTATTGTTTGAAATCCTGCTGAACACGCCAACCCTTGTCGTAAGCCAAAGTGTGCCTGTCTTTCTGGAAAAGAGTGTTTATACGAGGTATTCCACGATCAAATGAGTCCTCCAGGTCCTCAATAGTCAGCCTGCGGTTCTGAGCCTGGGCTTCCTGACGTTTTAAAGCGTACTCAGCCCAGACACGTTGACTCTCGATGAATTCACTCTCCCAGGTCTGGATGTAGCGATAAAGATTAGGGATAAGCTGATCCTCTTCATGAGACATACCGCTTCGGAAGTGAGTAATACCAGTCTCAGTCTGCTTGCTATATTTAAGGTCAGACTGAGGAATGAGAATGTGACCCATGGAAAGCATACCCAAACCACCAAGCTCCTTAGGAGTGTAAAACACAACTGGAGGGAAACGAGAAGGCATCTTAGAATTCAGACCAATTTTAATACGAGTCTGTATCTTGTTCTCACATTTAACCAAAAGGTCCAAAAGCTCATTGGTGTGAATTACAGCCTCACGATAGTAAGTCATCATGCCTATTAGGGCAGTGTTCCACTTGTTTGCGATTTTTGTAAAAGTAGTGCTGCCACTGGCCATTAGAATCTGTCTTACACGGTTCTCAAATGTACTCATACCCTCAGCATCAACACGTAAATACGCAGTAGCAGACAGCTCTTTAGTACGCTCGTTCTGTAACTTCCAGCAAGCTTCAGCCTGAGTCACACCGCTTTTCAGCCAGCGTATCTTAGGGAATATTCGCACCTCAAAACCATACATGTTGAATAGAAGGTTCGGGTTGTCCTTACCATAAACAGATACAAATGAATCGTTCCACTCAAGAGTAGTTACAGACCGAGGTAAACGAGCCTGCATCTCCCAGAAGGTGGCACGACCAAGATTGACATCATGCTTCATGAGACGCATACGACTATCCTTGGGCCAACAGCTCTTGTTGTTATAACCAACAACGTTCTCGTTGTTGGGGTCAG
Proteins encoded in this region:
- a CDS encoding uncharacterized protein (bov57 (p67 ortholog)); protein product: MAFAKLSILFTFLLVHLVSTNAFDLGEWSHDAHDTHDIKAHHESAADAAPGAPAQALSESEEMEKALKALEEETKLENKPNETPAPVPVTPSAEEKQDAPVEENKKVDQPKIEIPALHPPDSPLHTDKDDALDITTAPFTLVEDPASHENELTSEIPQTPADDTNVNAGNEDSIITDTTPIAKSMRLNTVTKIDETIEKLNHRFQTFLESVASSAHDLTYYQSLLDTAYDVFCREINGDMSPMGSGGQLDKDGNGVTLMISAEMSSAIRRSFDTKVEVLELAASEVASQKSKEVGAQTIHDALTVGLRTVRDTITSPGMTIHTTSNDMKNMTAIVADMSKGLLADIIKWTLKEDVLKKRLFDKIVERDNFIKTSPDELRMEAFTHAIRELAGEFHNAQKEKTGAIEKQNGFKEYMDEMREDINTIQRLIDTYFATVHKGHAKAILYEASKELRKDGNAESQLRLRVAEQKVHQEELKKAEPKQEDTGCPYPTEPQDPRKPIGFDNPCIIHHPHIYRW
- a CDS encoding ribosome-binding GTPase family protein, whose protein sequence is MIVTLLGRSNVGKSSLFNALAGSNVSVPKFMKSVVSSNPGTTRDAKYGQIFIKGKRITLVDTGGIESAVMPPGLGSSSCSNRFSILEHALKTAGRSDLVLFVVDGQEGITPLDMTIASNLKDQCSSTSSVLKLVVNKLDSEGSEEYYEAVSKCISDCYSLGLGDPIFVSTHDRHGAQRLRSIISKSLNISSGDVISRLERLALTESIPKVNTRLGQECDTIQDPDEIEIDQSLRVCSSFKIGFTPNDRWLRHLFNVCDSIPFARDTDGKYIVPSPLSPGEIAAKMYIPKEVDAEDEAETDSAEPDIPLKTKFSIDTKPIRPLRVVLLGSVGGCQSRLAALLAGSGLDVGIEDKTHDTLSPNWHQFTSEWQRHGATGTTIQPMEIYIAAALNLGGSLGRVSSAQTMALLRRSDIAIMCIGDCDETNTWRVVPTKKETAWLTRIIRLHKPSLVVTPVSQHPNRKMVLDMVSKSHEFESIRIHPLQIVETTSDTPPPAVNLNRTVKRIQRDVISLADSTERVLETSVLNNWLRSFLAKWPPPWHEGSKVNVKFAAQCATCPPTFVVWSNVCASFPQHYLRQMKRAMSEEFGFQGIPLKFILRTTAQPKSTNRRSNLSWRRKLHRA
- a CDS encoding ATPase associated with various cellular activities (AAA) family protein, translating into MPDGIADFSIDAVCLFINPCIRDPVELLRSKLIRCLLNECLQFRTLKGLKCRLQNHRFVTPEYIKSILAAVEEACQLFKLPECAVDIVTDDKEEVDSPAILPKPEHMAHIRPMENSSHFERALMDFFTPFIYHNALYKHYNLQPVEELLICGANASKKFIRWFKSLQAAVNNDSSKSRVELLNLHIIRIEDILSPYFGESERRLASSFGYAMSTVGKGLTCICIEGIHHFQANKDDLTDLDRRLLATLLLLLDGVSKADTILPMSNVDAKARLKGPLMIVATSDKPSEELSESLTRPGRLSRTINYTD
- a CDS encoding processing splicing factor 8 family protein yields the protein MNHVFVPPPGFKPPGGYNASTEFEILQEKARKWQKLNTRRFSKAYTTTLATHTAPMPPEHLRKVFREHGDMSNRKYRYDKRVYLGALKYVPHAVYKLLENMPMPWEQVRHVRALYHITGAITFVDEIPWVVDPIFLAQWGTMWIMMRREKRDRRHFKRMRFPPFDDEEPPIDYSENILDVEPLEAIQMELDPEEDATVIDWFYDSKPLLYESRRINGPSYRRWFLSVEQMGVLYRLASQLFSDIQDDNYFYLFNLKAFYTAKALNTAIPGGPKFEPLYRDTHEDEDWNEFNDVSKIIIRQQIRTEYKIAFPYLYCIRPRKVALAPYHSKLCSYIKQDDPDLPVFYYDPIINPIPAYSIKESTELDNYSDMVDNIPSKGSAVETDSMDIKPLLTQQQNVSNHNPLNGLVPLLSSVPLETENTSNGIALCWAPHPFNKRSGRCRRAIDLPIVQSWFREHVPASHPVKVRVSYQKLLKGWVLSNLHSTRPKSMKKRKLFKVFRATKFFQTTELDWVEAGLQVCHQGYNMLNLLIHRKNLTYLHLDYNFNLKPVKTLTTKERKKSRFGNAFHLCREILRLTKLVVDCHVQYRLGNVDAYQLADGLQYIFAHVGQLTGMYRYKYRLMRQVRMCKDLKHLIYYRFNTGPVGKGPGCGFWICGWRVWCFFLRGIMPLLERWLGNLLARQFEGRVSKGIAKTVTKQRVESHFDLELRAAVMHDILDMMPEGIRANKARTILQHLSEAWRCWKANIPWKVPEMPAAIENMILRYVKMKADWWTNASYYNRERIKRGATVDKTVCKKNLGRLTRLWLKSEQERQHGYLKDGPYITGEEAVAIYTTAVHWLESRKFSHIPFPPLNYKHDTKLLILALERLKEPYSTKGRLNQNQREELALIEQAYDNPHEALSRIKRHLLTQRAFKEVTIEFMDLYSHLIPVYDIDPLEKITDAYLSQYLWYEGSARGLFPNWIKPADSEPPPLLVYKFCQGINNLTDVWNYNEQNLVLLQSKFDRVYEKIDLTLLNRLLRLIVDHNVADYITAKNNVSICFKDMSHINSFGFIRGLQFGSFVFQYYGLILDLLLLGLTRATELAGPVTMPNDFLRFTDTETETRHPIRLYCRCIDKIFVLFKFNNSETRDLVQRYLTENPDPNNENVVGYNNKSCWPKDSRMRLMKHDVNLGRATFWEMQARLPRSVTTLEWNDSFVSVYGKDNPNLLFNMYGFEVRIFPKIRWLKSGVTQAEACWKLQNERTKELSATAYLRVDAEGMSTFENRVRQILMASGSTTFTKIANKWNTALIGMMTYYREAVIHTNELLDLLVKCENKIQTRIKIGLNSKMPSRFPPVVFYTPKELGGLGMLSMGHILIPQSDLKYSKQTETGITHFRSGMSHEEDQLIPNLYRYIQTWESEFIESQRVWAEYALKRQEAQAQNRRLTIEDLEDSFDRGIPRINTLFQKDRHTLAYDKGWRVQQDFKQYQMLKNNPFWWTHQKHDGKLWNLNNYRTDMIQALGGVEGILEHTLFKGTYFATWEGLFWEKASGFEESMKYKRLTNAQRSGLNQIPNRRFTLWWSPTINRANVYVGFQVQLDLTGIFMHGKIPTLKISLIQIFRAHLWQKIHESLVMDLCQVLDLELDALEIETVQKETIHPRKSYKMNSSCADILLCAAYKWHVGKPSLLTDGDSGDATTSTNKFWIDVQLRWGDYDSHDIERYCRAKFLDYTTDSMSIYPCPTGCLIGVDLAYNMHSGFGYWFPGMKTLCGRAMNKIMKANPAMFVLRERIRKGLQLYSSEPTEPYLSSQNFGELFGSQTIWFVDDTNVYRVTIHKTFEGNLTTKPVNGAIFVFNPKTGQLFLKIIHTSVWAGQKRLSQLAKWKTAEEVAALIRSLPVEEQPKQIIVTRKGMLDPLEVHLLDFPNIVIKGSELQLPYQSIMKLEKFGDMILRATQPEMVLFNLYDDWLKSISSYTAFSRLILILRAMHVNCDRAKVLLKPSKTTVTLPHHVWPSLTDTEWINCEVALKDLILADYAKRNGINATSLTQSEIRDIILGMEIAPPDLQRQELEENRADVAAKMVTTRSVNVHGDEIIVTTQTPHEQKVFASKTDWRNRCLAAGLLHRRLEGLSVESVDSDDTLVIPLNLIRKLVMVSDLRTTVAVYLYGKISDVESGDPRGASSNVREVACMVFVPQVGNAFTADLPKQAPQHESLDGLEPLGWLITRPTEGPVPKEAVESHKRLQSDMSWDVVAVLCTCTFVRGSCSFLAYSLTPDALVSKDISNVSSLLTPVQVLVSDKYKGFFLVPTDDAWNYNFMGAKHSLHMQYQLQVEVPRPFYDPVHRPLHFIQFAQANEVRDSEIENPL